In a single window of the uncultured Dysgonomonas sp. genome:
- the lpxK gene encoding tetraacyldisaccharide 4'-kinase, with protein MKNQPVHINKWLLPFSWLYRLIVFIRNKFFDWGILKHEEFDIPVICIGNVTVGGTGKTPHTEYLVRLLQQKYRVGVLSRGYKRKSKGFVLATEDSDSRDLGDESFQIKQKFPDAIVAVDGNRRRGIKEMLALENPPEVILLDDAFQHRYVKPSYTIILSDFNRPVYEDEMLPAGRLREPASALVNANMIIVTKCPGDMQPIDYRIISHDINAFPYQGLYFTQFAYKQLQPVFKDFAVEQPLDILKDKHILLATGIASPKMILKKLEEYTDKVDTITYPDHYSFKAKDIQYIINKFAGIPSENKIILVTEKDATRLVLNENIDEDVKRYMYFLPIEVTFLDKEDDFKEKIYKHVRENSGNRRLYKK; from the coding sequence ATAAAGAATCAGCCTGTACATATCAACAAATGGTTGCTGCCGTTTTCATGGTTGTACAGACTGATTGTATTTATACGCAACAAATTTTTCGACTGGGGAATACTCAAACACGAAGAATTTGATATTCCTGTTATCTGCATAGGCAATGTCACAGTAGGAGGAACGGGAAAAACTCCCCATACCGAATATCTTGTACGCCTGTTGCAGCAAAAATACAGAGTAGGAGTGCTCAGTCGCGGATATAAACGAAAATCGAAAGGCTTTGTGCTGGCTACAGAAGATTCTGACAGCCGTGATTTGGGTGATGAATCGTTTCAGATAAAACAAAAATTTCCGGATGCTATAGTTGCAGTCGATGGTAACAGGAGAAGAGGTATTAAAGAAATGCTGGCATTGGAAAACCCTCCCGAAGTGATTTTGTTGGATGATGCTTTTCAGCACAGGTATGTAAAACCTTCTTATACTATTATCTTATCCGATTTTAACCGTCCTGTATATGAAGATGAAATGCTTCCTGCCGGACGATTGAGGGAGCCTGCATCGGCTCTTGTAAATGCGAATATGATAATCGTAACTAAATGTCCCGGTGATATGCAGCCAATCGACTACCGTATTATTTCGCACGATATAAACGCTTTTCCCTATCAGGGATTATATTTTACACAATTTGCTTATAAACAATTACAACCCGTATTTAAGGATTTTGCCGTCGAGCAACCGTTAGATATCCTGAAAGATAAGCATATTTTACTGGCTACCGGAATAGCCTCACCGAAGATGATATTAAAGAAACTGGAGGAATATACAGATAAAGTAGATACCATAACTTACCCTGATCATTATAGTTTCAAAGCAAAAGACATCCAGTATATTATTAATAAATTTGCAGGGATACCATCTGAAAATAAGATTATTCTGGTGACAGAAAAAGACGCTACACGCCTTGTATTGAATGAAAATATAGATGAAGATGTAAAAAGGTATATGTACTTTTTGCCTATCGAAGTCACATTCTTAGATAAAGAGGACGATTTTAAAGAAAAAATATATAAACATGTTAGAGAAAATTCAGGAAACCGCAGGCTTTATAAGAAGTAG
- the sppA gene encoding signal peptide peptidase SppA encodes MKEFFKSLLASILGCSIVLGICFLIFFIVLAAMSAKESYTLKDNTVLTLKLEGILSERVEEENPLLAMLNQNSEPQLGLDDIVSSIKKAKENDNIKGIYINAGAFSASGASLKEIRDQLVDFKESGKFIVAYSDVYTQGCYYLSSVADKLIMNPEGHLDLHGLSASPMFYKGLLDKIGIEMQIFKVGTFKSAVEPFMLDKMSDANREQVSSYIGDMWSTITSEISASRDISVEKLNVITDSLALFKKSEVCVQDGLVDTLMYETGVREYLKTLLTGVEKAKDVRLASVKDMTTVPFENKSKSKDIIAVLYAEGSITDGSGTDGITSKRFVKELEKLKDNDKVKAVVFRVNSPGGSAYASEQIWKAVTDLKEKKPVVVSMGDYAASGGYYISCNASKIIAQPNTLTGSIGIFGMFPNVEGLTKKVGLTFDNVKTNKHADFGDLTRPMRDDEKAILQNYIERGYDLFLTRCSDGRGIAKNSLDSIAQGRVWTGNQAVKIGLVDELGGIDKAIEEAAKLANLEDYSLNSFPKKRDFFESFLSDQKEELTTRAMKEYLGSDYQLFKTIKEIKEQDFIQARMPYDIDIK; translated from the coding sequence ATGAAAGAGTTTTTTAAAAGTTTATTAGCCTCTATTTTAGGCTGTTCGATAGTATTAGGAATTTGTTTCCTTATATTTTTTATTGTTTTGGCAGCAATGTCGGCCAAAGAGAGTTATACATTGAAAGATAATACAGTGTTGACATTGAAACTCGAAGGCATATTGTCTGAAAGGGTAGAAGAAGAAAATCCTTTACTCGCTATGCTGAATCAAAATAGCGAACCACAACTTGGACTTGATGATATTGTTTCGTCTATAAAAAAGGCAAAGGAAAATGATAATATAAAAGGTATATATATAAATGCGGGTGCTTTTTCCGCATCCGGTGCTTCTCTTAAAGAGATAAGAGATCAGTTGGTAGATTTCAAAGAAAGCGGAAAATTTATTGTTGCATACAGTGATGTATATACACAGGGTTGTTACTATCTTTCGTCTGTAGCTGATAAATTAATAATGAATCCGGAAGGTCATCTCGATTTGCACGGGCTTTCAGCTTCACCTATGTTTTACAAAGGATTGCTGGATAAAATAGGTATAGAGATGCAGATATTCAAAGTAGGTACATTCAAATCCGCGGTAGAACCCTTTATGCTTGATAAAATGAGTGATGCCAATCGTGAGCAGGTATCTTCTTATATAGGTGATATGTGGTCGACCATCACAAGTGAAATATCGGCTTCGAGAGATATCTCTGTAGAAAAATTAAATGTAATTACAGATTCACTTGCCCTTTTCAAAAAATCTGAAGTATGTGTGCAGGATGGTCTGGTGGATACACTGATGTATGAAACGGGAGTAAGGGAATATCTGAAAACATTGCTCACAGGAGTAGAAAAGGCTAAAGACGTGCGTCTGGCTTCGGTGAAGGATATGACTACCGTACCGTTCGAAAACAAAAGCAAATCGAAAGATATCATAGCTGTATTATATGCTGAAGGTTCTATAACAGATGGTTCGGGTACGGATGGTATTACAAGCAAACGCTTTGTAAAAGAACTGGAAAAACTGAAAGACAACGACAAAGTAAAAGCTGTTGTATTCCGTGTAAATTCTCCCGGAGGTAGCGCTTATGCTTCTGAGCAGATTTGGAAAGCTGTTACCGACCTGAAAGAGAAGAAACCTGTAGTAGTATCTATGGGAGATTATGCGGCTTCGGGAGGATATTATATCTCATGTAATGCTTCCAAAATTATAGCCCAGCCAAATACATTGACAGGTTCTATCGGTATATTCGGTATGTTCCCGAATGTAGAAGGCCTTACCAAGAAGGTAGGTCTGACATTTGATAATGTGAAGACAAATAAACACGCCGATTTTGGCGATCTCACACGTCCGATGCGTGATGATGAAAAGGCTATACTTCAAAATTATATAGAGCGCGGATACGATCTGTTCCTTACTCGTTGTTCGGACGGTCGTGGTATTGCTAAAAATTCCCTCGATTCTATTGCACAGGGACGTGTATGGACAGGTAACCAGGCTGTAAAAATAGGTTTGGTAGACGAATTGGGAGGTATAGACAAAGCTATTGAAGAAGCAGCAAAACTGGCAAACCTCGAAGATTATTCTTTAAACAGTTTTCCTAAGAAAAGGGATTTCTTTGAATCCTTCCTTAGCGATCAGAAAGAAGAACTGACCACACGGGCTATGAAAGAGTATCTTGGTAGTGACTATCAACTGTTCAAAACAATCAAGGAAATAAAAGAGCAGGACTTTATCCAGGCACGTATGCCTTACGATATAGATATTAAGTAA
- a CDS encoding GDSL-type esterase/lipase family protein, with the protein MNKGKFFRIILALSIILNIATVAYIGINYYINRKNGNIFKLNAYAWANSQLEDPEPGENRVVFIGNSITENWVHLRYKFFKDNNYTCRGIGGQTSPLLLLRFRRDVIELKPNVVVINAGINDIAENTGEYDSVFTMDNIKSMAQLAQINGIKVILTSVLPSSGYGWKGHIRNITQKIKDLNVEIKAYAEENDYGYVDYYTAMVNDEDRGMKEGYSFDSQHPSEKGYSVMEPLIQKAINDVLNQK; encoded by the coding sequence ATGAATAAAGGAAAATTTTTCAGAATTATTTTAGCCTTGTCAATAATATTGAATATTGCGACAGTAGCTTATATCGGTATCAACTATTATATAAACAGAAAAAACGGCAATATTTTTAAATTGAATGCTTATGCTTGGGCCAACAGCCAGTTGGAAGACCCCGAACCGGGTGAAAACCGGGTAGTATTTATAGGTAATTCCATTACTGAAAACTGGGTACACCTGAGATATAAGTTTTTTAAGGACAACAATTATACCTGCCGTGGCATTGGCGGGCAGACCAGTCCCCTGCTTTTGCTTCGTTTCCGTCGGGATGTCATAGAACTTAAACCCAACGTAGTGGTTATAAATGCAGGCATAAACGATATAGCCGAGAATACGGGTGAATATGATTCTGTATTCACAATGGATAATATAAAATCCATGGCGCAACTGGCACAAATAAACGGGATAAAGGTTATACTGACATCTGTACTGCCTTCGAGCGGATATGGATGGAAAGGGCATATAAGGAATATTACGCAGAAAATAAAAGACCTGAATGTAGAAATAAAGGCTTATGCCGAAGAAAACGACTATGGATATGTAGATTACTATACTGCTATGGTGAATGATGAAGACAGAGGAATGAAAGAAGGGTATAGTTTCGATAGCCAACATCCAAGCGAAAAAGGCTATTCGGTTATGGAACCTCTAATACAGAAAGCTATTAATGATGTATTGAATCAAAAATGA
- a CDS encoding SGNH/GDSL hydrolase family protein gives MKKLILMASFFSLFSLFSNAQNFNELINLKRYAKANSELAAPAKGENRVVFIGNSITDGWASQRPDFFKSNNYVGRGIGGQTSPQLLSRFRQDVINLKPAAVVINIGTNDVAGNTGPYDADFTLGNIKSMAELANANGIKVILSSVTPAGEYPWRKEIKEVPLKIAALNAGIKEYASSNGFAYIDYYTLLKDENRAMIAEYTTDGVHLTKEGYAVMEKAAKTVIDEVLK, from the coding sequence ATGAAGAAACTTATTTTAATGGCTTCGTTTTTTTCTCTGTTCAGCCTGTTTTCTAACGCCCAGAATTTTAATGAATTGATAAATTTGAAAAGGTATGCTAAAGCTAATAGCGAATTAGCTGCACCTGCTAAAGGTGAAAACAGAGTTGTATTCATAGGTAATTCTATTACCGACGGATGGGCGTCTCAGCGTCCCGATTTTTTCAAATCCAATAATTATGTGGGTAGGGGAATAGGTGGTCAGACCAGTCCGCAACTTTTATCCCGTTTCCGTCAGGATGTTATTAACCTGAAGCCTGCGGCTGTTGTAATTAATATAGGTACAAATGATGTGGCTGGAAATACAGGGCCTTACGATGCTGATTTTACACTCGGTAATATAAAATCAATGGCAGAACTGGCGAATGCCAATGGAATAAAGGTTATCCTGTCATCAGTAACTCCGGCAGGAGAATATCCATGGAGAAAAGAGATTAAGGAAGTACCTCTTAAAATTGCTGCATTGAATGCCGGTATTAAGGAATATGCCTCATCTAATGGATTTGCTTATATAGATTACTACACTCTCCTGAAAGATGAAAACAGAGCTATGATCGCCGAATACACTACCGATGGTGTACACCTTACAAAAGAAGGTTATGCTGTAATGGAAAAGGCAGCAAAGACTGTGATAGATGAAGTACTGAAATAG
- the ychF gene encoding redox-regulated ATPase YchF → MALQCGIVGLPNVGKSTLFNCLSNAKAQSANFPFCTIEPNVGVITVPDERLNKLSELVKPNRIVPTTVEIVDIAGLVKGASKGEGLGNKFLANIRETDAILHVLRCFDDDNITHVDGSVNPVRDKEIIDIELQLKDLETIQSRIQKVEKQAKTGGDKDAKRAYDILLQFKEALEQGKSARTVKFDNKEDEKIAREVYLLTYKPVLYVCNVDEASAVSGNKYVEQVRESVKDEDAEILIVAAKIESEIAEFESYEEREMFLSEIGLQESGVARLIKSAYKLLGLQTYFTAGVQEVRAWTFTAGWKAPQCAGVIHTDFEKGFIRAEVIKYNDFITLGSEAAVKEAGKMNVEGKEYIVQDGDIMHFRFNV, encoded by the coding sequence ATGGCATTACAATGTGGTATAGTAGGCCTTCCGAATGTAGGAAAATCTACTCTTTTCAATTGCTTGTCGAATGCGAAGGCACAATCGGCAAATTTTCCGTTCTGTACTATCGAACCGAATGTAGGTGTTATTACCGTACCTGATGAAAGGTTGAACAAACTTTCGGAACTGGTAAAACCTAACCGTATAGTGCCTACTACTGTCGAAATAGTGGATATAGCAGGTCTTGTAAAAGGTGCGAGCAAAGGAGAAGGATTAGGGAATAAGTTCCTTGCCAATATCCGCGAAACAGATGCCATATTGCATGTTCTTCGTTGCTTCGATGATGATAATATTACACATGTAGATGGTAGTGTAAATCCTGTTCGTGATAAGGAGATTATAGATATAGAGTTGCAATTAAAGGACTTGGAAACTATCCAATCCCGTATACAAAAAGTAGAAAAGCAAGCTAAAACAGGAGGTGACAAGGATGCTAAACGTGCTTATGATATCCTATTACAGTTTAAAGAAGCCTTGGAACAAGGCAAATCTGCCCGCACAGTAAAATTCGATAACAAAGAAGATGAAAAAATAGCCCGGGAAGTTTATTTGCTTACCTACAAGCCTGTACTCTATGTATGTAATGTAGACGAAGCCAGTGCTGTATCGGGTAATAAATATGTGGAGCAAGTACGTGAATCGGTGAAAGACGAAGATGCTGAAATACTGATTGTAGCTGCAAAGATAGAATCGGAAATAGCTGAATTTGAATCATATGAAGAGCGTGAAATGTTCCTTTCCGAAATAGGGTTGCAAGAATCCGGAGTGGCACGCCTTATTAAGTCGGCTTATAAATTATTAGGCTTACAGACATATTTCACAGCCGGAGTTCAGGAAGTACGTGCATGGACATTTACAGCAGGATGGAAAGCTCCTCAATGTGCAGGCGTAATACATACCGATTTTGAAAAAGGATTTATCCGTGCAGAGGTAATTAAGTATAACGATTTTATTACTCTGGGTTCCGAAGCTGCAGTAAAAGAAGCCGGAAAGATGAATGTGGAAGGTAAAGAATACATCGTTCAGGACGGAGATATAATGCATTTCCGATTTAATGTGTAA
- a CDS encoding alpha-1,2-fucosyltransferase, producing MIINYDSPGQLCNRIWSLLPSIAYGLEYKEKVLAINLDKYSVDFENLNSNKYIRFASRKLVQRFLLSMKARGYIQNGKPNIFSKLFKLNLIEGWSNRLGNEQLVIRHSDEIRKIFTFRSEVTDTVDTVFSKFNDTIIIGVHIRRGDYAEWNNGIYYYTDAEYLHVMKSIEKQFEDKGKNIKFLLCSNEKIDLQYFKELDCFIIPDSSGPKDLYALSKCLYITGPPSSYSQWASYLGKKPLRLILKANENVLLSEFSQIIALNKLENGDVINID from the coding sequence ATGATAATAAACTATGATTCTCCAGGTCAGTTATGCAACAGAATATGGTCATTGTTACCCTCTATTGCTTACGGGCTCGAATATAAAGAGAAAGTCCTTGCGATAAATCTCGATAAGTATTCGGTAGACTTTGAGAATCTGAATAGTAATAAATATATCCGGTTTGCTTCCCGGAAACTTGTCCAAAGATTCCTTTTATCTATGAAAGCGAGAGGATATATACAGAACGGAAAGCCTAATATTTTTTCGAAGCTGTTTAAGCTCAATCTGATAGAAGGTTGGTCGAATCGTTTGGGCAATGAACAATTAGTAATAAGACATTCCGATGAAATAAGGAAGATATTCACATTCAGGAGTGAAGTGACAGATACGGTAGACACTGTATTTTCAAAATTCAATGATACTATTATCATTGGTGTGCATATTCGCAGGGGCGATTATGCTGAATGGAATAATGGCATTTATTATTATACTGATGCAGAATATCTTCATGTAATGAAGAGCATAGAGAAGCAATTTGAAGATAAGGGAAAGAATATAAAATTCCTGTTATGCTCGAATGAAAAAATTGATCTTCAGTATTTCAAAGAATTGGATTGCTTTATAATACCAGATTCGTCAGGTCCTAAAGATTTGTATGCTTTGTCGAAGTGTTTATATATAACAGGCCCGCCGAGTTCATATTCGCAGTGGGCTTCCTATTTAGGAAAGAAGCCTCTCAGGCTGATACTAAAAGCTAATGAAAACGTCTTATTATCCGAGTTTTCGCAGATTATAGCATTGAATAAATTAGAAAACGGAGACGTTATTAATATAGATTAA
- a CDS encoding GNAT family N-acetyltransferase: MISPADKKDYPVLIAVWESAVKATHDFLSDEDFEFYKKHIPIYFEHVSLYKYKDDKGIVKAFLGVADNSIEMLFVDNESRGSGIGKILLDYAVNKLNARNVDVNEQNKQALDFYYHFGFKEVSRDEYDGEGKGYPILHLVKPEE, from the coding sequence ATGATTAGTCCAGCAGACAAAAAAGATTACCCGGTGCTGATAGCTGTATGGGAAAGTGCTGTAAAAGCTACTCATGATTTTCTGTCAGACGAAGATTTTGAATTTTATAAAAAACATATACCCATCTATTTTGAGCATGTGTCGTTATATAAATATAAAGATGACAAGGGTATTGTTAAAGCATTTCTTGGAGTGGCGGACAATAGCATCGAAATGTTATTTGTAGATAATGAAAGCCGCGGATCAGGTATAGGCAAGATATTACTGGACTATGCCGTAAATAAGCTGAATGCCAGAAATGTAGATGTAAATGAACAGAATAAGCAGGCCTTAGATTTCTATTATCATTTTGGTTTTAAAGAAGTAAGCCGCGACGAATATGATGGCGAAGGAAAAGGTTATCCTATCTTGCATTTAGTTAAGCCGGAAGAATAA
- a CDS encoding HAD family phosphatase, which yields MAQKNKITTVLFGLDGVVVDTEHDYDKFWSKIAQDNELKINNFPDIIKGMTLNSIIELYFAISSPEEKQAIRQACSDMEQSIDYKKIVIPGVLDFIQYIKKEGYKVGLVTSSPASKVKVALAQLSLEDAFDTVITSDSIKKGKPDPMGYVLAKNNLGVLSSECAVFEDSFTGIKAATYAFMRVIGISTTLSADYLKDYTYAVVSDFSDTDKLKTLLG from the coding sequence ATGGCTCAAAAAAATAAAATCACTACGGTATTGTTCGGTTTAGATGGGGTTGTTGTAGACACAGAACATGATTATGACAAGTTTTGGAGTAAAATAGCACAAGACAATGAACTGAAAATAAATAACTTTCCTGATATAATAAAAGGAATGACCCTAAATTCGATTATAGAGCTTTATTTTGCTATCTCCAGCCCCGAAGAAAAACAGGCTATAAGACAGGCATGCTCTGATATGGAACAATCTATCGATTATAAAAAGATAGTTATTCCTGGTGTACTCGATTTTATTCAATATATCAAAAAAGAAGGTTATAAGGTAGGTTTGGTAACCAGTTCCCCTGCCAGCAAAGTAAAAGTTGCACTTGCTCAGTTGTCATTAGAGGATGCGTTTGATACGGTGATTACATCCGATAGCATAAAGAAAGGTAAACCAGATCCTATGGGATATGTTTTAGCAAAGAACAACTTAGGTGTTTTGTCTTCCGAATGTGCTGTATTTGAAGATTCTTTTACAGGTATTAAAGCTGCTACATATGCATTTATGCGTGTGATAGGTATTTCCACCACATTATCGGCCGATTATCTGAAAGATTATACTTATGCCGTTGTATCTGACTTTTCGGATACAGATAAATTGAAAACACTTTTGGGATAA
- a CDS encoding ATP-binding protein — MKSKILFWLLVILVFGALLSIGFLFYKTDIYKFMIIEGVAILAIILFVILYYRLIKPYQIIADGMELLKEQDFSTRLRLISDSEANKLISIFNKMMDQLKDERLQVREKNHFLDLLIQASPQGVIILDFDDHISEINPSGLRLLDINNINEVKGKKLSDSGISIGSQLEMLKASEDVVIRSSGITMYRCIRSSFIDRGFSHPFILIEELTHELLEIEKKSYENIIRMMAHEVNNSVGAVSSTLNVISDILRQNDDNELADVLPAVDASFDRCRHLGYFISNFAEVVKIPEPSLTETDLNELARSVDALTRLECKHRNIGLKLDLTEDNNIIRLDGIQFEQVLVNVIKNAYEAIRENGEIRIATRSNPLSIQIANNGPEIPDDVKQKLFTPFFTTKSSGQGIGLMFVREVLINHNCKFDLKSENGWTRFDIYFPENKKI; from the coding sequence ATGAAATCGAAAATTCTCTTTTGGCTATTGGTTATATTGGTATTTGGAGCACTGCTTTCCATCGGGTTCCTTTTTTATAAAACGGATATATATAAATTTATGATAATAGAGGGTGTGGCCATTCTGGCTATTATCTTGTTCGTAATTTTATATTACCGGCTGATAAAACCCTACCAGATAATAGCTGATGGGATGGAACTGCTGAAAGAACAGGATTTTTCGACACGCTTACGCCTTATCTCCGATAGTGAAGCCAATAAACTGATTTCGATCTTCAACAAAATGATGGACCAGTTGAAAGACGAACGCTTACAGGTAAGGGAAAAGAACCACTTTCTGGATCTGCTTATTCAGGCATCGCCACAGGGAGTAATTATCCTTGATTTTGACGACCATATTTCCGAGATCAATCCTTCAGGCCTGCGTTTACTCGACATTAATAATATAAACGAAGTAAAAGGGAAGAAACTTTCAGATTCGGGTATCAGCATAGGCAGTCAGCTGGAAATGCTTAAAGCAAGTGAAGATGTAGTTATCAGGAGTTCGGGTATCACCATGTACCGCTGCATACGCTCTTCATTTATCGACAGGGGCTTTTCCCATCCATTTATACTGATAGAAGAACTCACCCATGAATTGCTGGAAATAGAAAAGAAATCGTACGAAAACATTATCCGTATGATGGCGCATGAAGTAAATAATTCGGTAGGTGCTGTCAGTTCTACTTTGAATGTAATATCGGATATCCTACGACAAAATGATGATAACGAACTGGCAGATGTGCTTCCTGCGGTAGATGCATCTTTCGACAGGTGCAGGCATCTGGGTTACTTTATCAGCAACTTTGCCGAAGTGGTTAAAATCCCTGAGCCTTCCCTGACAGAAACAGACCTCAATGAACTCGCACGTTCGGTAGATGCACTTACACGGCTCGAATGTAAACACCGCAATATAGGCCTTAAATTGGATTTAACGGAAGATAATAACATTATCCGCTTGGATGGTATACAATTTGAACAAGTGCTCGTAAATGTGATTAAAAACGCTTATGAAGCTATCAGGGAGAATGGGGAGATACGAATAGCCACGCGATCGAACCCTTTATCTATCCAAATTGCAAATAATGGTCCCGAAATACCTGATGATGTAAAACAAAAGCTTTTTACACCATTCTTTACTACAAAGTCGTCAGGGCAGGGGATAGGTTTGATGTTCGTACGTGAGGTACTGATAAATCACAACTGTAAATTCGATCTGAAATCTGAGAATGGATGGACAAGATTCGATATTTATTTCCCAGAAAATAAGAAAATCTAG
- a CDS encoding sigma-54 dependent transcriptional regulator, translating into MILICDDDAAIRSSLTLVLNRAGYKTANVASSQEAIDFVRTTLPDLILMDMNYTKGTSGEEGLTLLRQVKIFAPDVPVILITAWGSISLAVKGIQAGAFDFVTKPWNNLALLNTIQTAIQLKEETEKETETDITPTIKAFRSDRIIGRSPLLQNVFNTISRIAKTNASVLITGESGTGKELIAEAIHENSNRSKNPFVKVNLGGISQSLFESEMFGHKKGAFTDAHYDRVGRFELANKGSIFLDEIGELDATCQVKLLRVLQDKTFESLGDSKQKQVDIRVISATNRNLAEMVSKGTFREDLFYRINLITIRVPSLRERIEDIPLLVNHFAKKQAELNGLDSIEISSDAMNYLQRLPYPGNIRELKNLVDRVILVSGKDLITDKDFKEQYTEIPGPSAGLPDSVYPLEELEKNMILKAIELYGNNHSKVAMALGLTRQALYRRMEKYGISSNEQ; encoded by the coding sequence ATGATATTAATTTGCGACGATGATGCTGCCATACGTTCTTCACTGACTCTGGTTCTTAACCGGGCCGGATATAAGACAGCAAATGTTGCTTCCTCGCAGGAAGCCATTGACTTTGTGCGCACTACCCTACCCGACCTCATCCTGATGGATATGAATTATACAAAAGGTACCAGTGGCGAAGAAGGCCTTACACTACTTCGGCAAGTGAAAATATTCGCACCTGATGTACCTGTGATACTGATTACGGCATGGGGTTCTATCAGTCTGGCAGTAAAAGGAATACAAGCAGGTGCATTCGATTTTGTAACCAAACCCTGGAATAATCTGGCTTTGCTGAATACCATACAAACTGCCATACAGCTAAAAGAAGAAACAGAAAAAGAAACGGAAACCGACATCACTCCAACAATAAAGGCTTTCCGAAGCGACAGAATTATAGGCAGGTCACCACTCTTACAAAATGTATTCAATACCATTTCGCGTATAGCCAAAACCAATGCATCTGTACTGATAACAGGCGAGAGTGGGACAGGTAAAGAACTGATAGCCGAGGCAATACATGAAAATAGTAACCGCAGTAAAAACCCATTTGTAAAAGTCAATCTGGGAGGTATTTCCCAATCATTGTTCGAAAGCGAGATGTTTGGTCATAAGAAAGGAGCCTTTACAGATGCGCATTACGATAGGGTAGGGCGCTTCGAGCTGGCGAATAAAGGGAGTATCTTCCTGGATGAAATAGGAGAGCTGGATGCCACCTGCCAGGTAAAACTGCTGCGGGTATTACAGGATAAAACGTTCGAATCGCTCGGCGATAGCAAACAAAAGCAGGTAGATATACGGGTAATAAGTGCGACAAACAGAAATCTGGCCGAAATGGTATCGAAAGGTACTTTCCGCGAAGACCTGTTTTATCGTATCAATTTAATTACTATTCGTGTGCCTTCGTTGCGTGAACGTATAGAAGACATTCCTTTACTGGTCAATCATTTTGCAAAGAAACAAGCAGAACTGAACGGACTGGATAGTATAGAAATTTCATCCGATGCAATGAATTACCTGCAAAGGCTTCCTTATCCGGGAAACATCCGCGAATTGAAAAACCTGGTCGACCGCGTTATACTTGTATCGGGTAAAGATCTTATTACTGATAAGGATTTTAAAGAACAATATACGGAAATACCCGGTCCTTCCGCCGGATTACCCGATTCTGTTTACCCTCTGGAAGAACTGGAAAAAAACATGATTTTGAAAGCGATAGAGCTATATGGGAACAATCATTCTAAAGTGGCAATGGCTCTGGGACTGACACGTCAGGCTCTATACAGGCGTATGGAAAAATATGGTATAAGCAGCAACGAACAATAA